A single genomic interval of Desulfovibrio sp. JC022 harbors:
- a CDS encoding LysE family translocator — protein sequence MSIEFWSVYVMTVFLASIIPGPSMILALTHGIKYGARRAIATALGNSVASFLQAVVSIAGLGALLAASETAFMLVKYAGAAYLVWLGIGVLLSGDFNFEDSGHGEKETISTRKLFLQGFWVAAGNPKAIVFFSALFPQFISSGQASIQHFAMLLTLLTVIAFGCMMIYACGGEKIKGILKGTAICRYINKALGTAFVGLGISLACSKR from the coding sequence ATGTCTATTGAATTTTGGTCCGTGTATGTAATGACGGTTTTTCTGGCTTCCATCATTCCGGGACCGAGCATGATTCTGGCTTTGACTCACGGGATTAAATATGGAGCCAGACGGGCAATTGCCACTGCTTTAGGAAATTCCGTTGCTTCGTTTTTACAGGCTGTCGTGTCTATTGCCGGGCTGGGAGCCTTGCTGGCTGCATCAGAAACAGCTTTTATGCTGGTCAAGTATGCCGGGGCGGCTTATCTGGTCTGGCTGGGGATTGGGGTTCTCTTGTCCGGTGATTTTAATTTCGAGGATTCCGGTCACGGAGAAAAGGAAACAATTTCAACCCGAAAGTTGTTTTTGCAGGGTTTCTGGGTCGCAGCCGGGAATCCAAAGGCGATTGTGTTTTTCAGTGCTTTGTTTCCCCAGTTTATCAGTAGCGGGCAGGCATCCATACAGCACTTTGCCATGCTGCTGACTCTGCTTACAGTCATCGCATTCGGGTGTATGATGATTTACGCTTGTGGCGGCGAAAAGATTAAGGGAATTTTAAAGGGAACGGCAATTTGCCGATATATTAATAAAGCCTTGGGAACTGCTTTTGTCGGGCTGGGGATAAGTCTGGCCTGTTCGAAAAGATAG
- a CDS encoding response regulator transcription factor produces the protein MKTILIVDDDPKMLELLKHYLKSEEVTTLAALDGEQGLSLFESSPVDLVIIDIFMPNMDGIQTIMELKQKKPECSILVISGGGEFTGLEYLKQAKALGAREALVKPFTQNDFLSTVRSMLN, from the coding sequence ATGAAAACAATCCTGATTGTCGATGACGACCCTAAGATGCTTGAATTGCTCAAGCATTACCTCAAAAGTGAAGAGGTCACTACACTTGCCGCACTGGATGGAGAGCAAGGTTTATCTTTATTTGAATCCAGTCCTGTGGATCTGGTCATCATTGATATTTTCATGCCCAATATGGACGGCATCCAGACCATAATGGAACTGAAACAGAAGAAGCCGGAATGCAGCATTCTGGTTATTTCAGGAGGCGGGGAGTTTACCGGTCTTGAATACCTTAAACAAGCCAAAGCCCTCGGTGCGAGAGAAGCACTGGTTAAACCGTTCACCCAGAACGATTTCCTGAGTACAGTGCGGTCCATGCTGAACTAA
- a CDS encoding Hpt domain-containing protein produces the protein MNLNDNSKRFDLTSALKRFSGDLELLEEAIAIFAEEAVKHLDEIKIHLEQGKLKEASAISHTLKGECGAVGAVQAYSLSRSMEKVAAEENTNETLKLLPQLEKEISLALELLPKESKQLNL, from the coding sequence ATGAACTTAAATGATAATTCTAAACGCTTTGACCTGACAAGTGCGCTAAAAAGGTTCTCAGGAGACTTGGAATTGCTGGAAGAAGCAATCGCCATCTTCGCGGAAGAAGCGGTAAAACATCTTGATGAAATCAAGATACACCTTGAGCAGGGAAAATTGAAAGAAGCCTCTGCAATCTCCCATACTTTAAAAGGAGAATGCGGCGCAGTTGGGGCAGTGCAGGCCTATTCGCTGAGCAGGTCCATGGAAAAAGTCGCGGCAGAAGAAAATACCAATGAAACCCTAAAGCTTCTTCCTCAATTGGAAAAGGAAATCTCACTGGCTTTAGAATTACTTCCAAAAGAGAGTAAGCAGCTGAACTTATAA
- the htpG gene encoding molecular chaperone HtpG: MTAQTEKFEFKAEVNQLLDILVHSLYTNREIFLRELVSNASDALDKMRFAINSNPELDDEVEPEIFIAYDEEKKTVTVTDTGIGMTREEVMANIGTIAHSGSAEFVKQAAQSKESLDSLIGRFGVGFYSIFMVSDHVVVRTKSFQKDEPAIQWVSDGKNAYEMSEIEAEMDHGTIIEIHLNEDNTERFDSDDKLKEIVKRHSNFVSFPIMIGGERVNTVSALWREPKFQIKQEQYEEFYKFLTYDAQPPINTLHFSVDAPVQFNSLLFIPEKDLDIFGMDRDNWGLDLYVRRVLIEKQNKNLLPEYLSFIKGVVDTEDLPLNISRETLQDNLLIGKISATLTKQVLGQLEKLAKDDTEKYAQFWKAHSKIFKAGHMDFVNRDKFAKLLRFDSSKAEDNALVSFADYIERAKEEQKEIYYSVVASREAANLNPHLEIFRNKDIEVLYLYEPIDEFVMESIREHEEFTFVAAEYADLEKLDKFESAKKEDEPEPLSEEQEKDMDALITKMKEVLGEQVAEVKVSERLSDSPCRLVNPGGAMTSSMEKIMKAMNKDSSIPTKTMEINADHPLLRSMLEIFKVNPDDDFIALSSNQLLESALLLEGYLNDPHALVGRIQSLLTKAGGWYAELEKKD; this comes from the coding sequence ATGACTGCACAGACAGAAAAATTCGAATTCAAAGCTGAAGTTAACCAGCTGCTGGACATCCTTGTCCACTCTCTCTACACCAACCGCGAAATCTTCCTGCGCGAACTGGTTTCCAACGCATCCGACGCTCTCGATAAAATGCGTTTCGCCATCAACAGCAACCCCGAGCTGGACGATGAAGTGGAACCTGAAATTTTCATCGCCTATGACGAAGAAAAAAAGACCGTAACCGTAACCGATACCGGAATCGGCATGACCCGCGAAGAAGTCATGGCCAATATCGGTACCATCGCCCATTCCGGCTCTGCTGAATTTGTCAAACAGGCTGCACAGTCCAAGGAAAGCCTTGACTCTCTCATCGGGCGTTTCGGCGTAGGTTTCTACTCCATCTTCATGGTCTCAGACCACGTTGTGGTACGCACCAAATCTTTCCAGAAAGATGAACCTGCAATCCAGTGGGTTTCCGACGGCAAAAATGCCTACGAAATGAGTGAAATTGAAGCGGAGATGGATCACGGAACCATCATTGAGATTCATCTTAACGAAGACAATACAGAGCGTTTTGATTCCGACGATAAACTCAAGGAAATCGTCAAACGTCACTCCAACTTCGTATCCTTCCCGATCATGATCGGTGGAGAACGGGTCAACACAGTTTCCGCCCTGTGGCGCGAACCCAAATTCCAGATTAAGCAGGAACAGTATGAAGAATTTTACAAATTCCTGACCTACGATGCGCAGCCGCCCATCAACACCCTGCACTTTTCCGTTGATGCCCCGGTACAGTTCAACTCCCTGCTCTTCATCCCGGAAAAAGATCTCGATATTTTCGGCATGGACCGCGACAACTGGGGACTCGACCTCTACGTTCGCCGCGTACTCATTGAAAAGCAGAATAAAAACCTGCTTCCCGAATACCTGAGCTTCATCAAAGGTGTGGTTGATACTGAAGACCTGCCCCTGAACATTTCCCGCGAAACCTTGCAGGACAACCTGCTCATCGGCAAAATCAGCGCGACCCTGACCAAACAGGTTCTGGGACAGCTGGAAAAACTGGCCAAAGACGATACTGAAAAATACGCCCAGTTCTGGAAGGCCCATTCCAAGATTTTCAAAGCAGGACACATGGACTTCGTCAACCGTGACAAGTTCGCCAAGCTGCTTCGCTTTGATTCTTCCAAAGCCGAAGACAATGCTCTGGTATCCTTTGCGGACTACATCGAACGTGCCAAGGAAGAGCAGAAGGAAATCTACTACTCAGTAGTTGCCAGCCGTGAGGCCGCAAACCTCAACCCGCACCTTGAAATCTTCCGCAACAAGGACATCGAGGTACTCTACCTCTACGAACCCATTGATGAATTCGTCATGGAATCCATTCGTGAACACGAAGAATTCACCTTTGTAGCTGCCGAATACGCCGACCTTGAAAAGCTGGACAAATTCGAATCAGCGAAAAAGGAAGATGAACCGGAACCGCTTTCCGAAGAACAGGAAAAAGACATGGACGCCCTCATCACCAAGATGAAGGAAGTCCTCGGCGAGCAGGTTGCAGAAGTAAAAGTATCTGAGCGTCTTTCCGATTCTCCCTGCCGTCTGGTCAACCCCGGCGGAGCCATGACCTCTTCCATGGAAAAGATCATGAAGGCCATGAACAAAGACAGCTCTATCCCCACTAAAACCATGGAAATCAACGCGGATCATCCGCTGCTGCGCTCCATGCTCGAAATCTTCAAGGTAAACCCGGATGACGATTTCATCGCCCTTTCTTCCAACCAGCTTTTAGAGTCCGCCCTGCTGCTGGAAGGATACCTGAACGACCCCCACGCCCTTGTGGGCCGCATCCAGAGCCTGCTGACCAAAGCCGGTGGCTGGTATGCCGAACTGGAAAAGAAAGACTAG
- a CDS encoding MerR family transcriptional regulator — MPDKKLLSIAEISRLLEVPESTLHYWKNRFAQYLPSTGRNRQKRFKSEAVEIFKIISSMLKQGHTAEDVMAELSRKYPVNVTIDPQNPEPAAPAQIQQTNLEPAIQLAAAMGTEIAKSINEGLKGMLSCMPAGAVSEDVKACMDKASADLNAQNESIEGIKSENEQLKEKLSIMEAELVRLRKDRREMEKFLLDKLKNITK; from the coding sequence GTGCCAGACAAAAAACTTCTCTCCATTGCAGAAATTTCACGCCTGCTGGAAGTCCCGGAATCAACCCTCCATTACTGGAAAAACCGTTTCGCCCAGTACTTACCCAGCACAGGCCGAAACAGGCAGAAAAGGTTCAAATCCGAAGCCGTTGAAATTTTTAAAATTATTTCTTCCATGCTCAAGCAGGGTCACACCGCTGAAGATGTCATGGCCGAACTTTCCCGCAAATATCCGGTCAATGTGACTATTGACCCGCAGAATCCCGAGCCTGCCGCTCCCGCTCAAATACAACAGACCAACCTTGAACCGGCTATTCAACTGGCAGCAGCTATGGGAACTGAAATAGCGAAATCCATTAACGAAGGACTCAAGGGTATGCTCTCCTGCATGCCTGCCGGAGCAGTATCTGAAGATGTTAAAGCTTGCATGGATAAAGCCAGTGCAGACCTAAATGCCCAGAATGAAAGCATAGAAGGAATTAAAAGCGAGAATGAACAACTTAAGGAAAAGCTTTCCATTATGGAAGCGGAACTTGTCCGGCTGCGCAAAGACCGCCGGGAAATGGAAAAGTTCCTCCTTGACAAGCTGAAAAACATAACTAAATAA
- a CDS encoding type III pantothenate kinase, which produces MSSETILLFDVGNTNTKIGFSTRDKIGPSFTLPTDPGGTADSWGLKLVEICRVAGFSNEDIIGGAVSSVVPPMNPILKRAVERFFPCELRFAPDSIPLDLNNKYERPWEVGADRLVTAFAGRRISDSENLIVVDFGTATTFDCVVGNDYMGGLICPGVLSSTKALASGTAKLPHISLEIESETIRPGKSTADSLNQGLIFGFAAMVEGLSERLGKTLGGEVELIATGGFASKIAEVCRAIDHVEPTLLLDGLRMAWFGSEK; this is translated from the coding sequence TTGAGTTCGGAAACTATTTTACTTTTTGATGTGGGAAATACCAATACTAAAATTGGTTTTTCCACCCGTGATAAAATCGGTCCCTCATTCACCCTGCCTACCGATCCCGGTGGCACTGCTGATTCATGGGGGCTTAAGCTCGTTGAAATCTGCCGGGTTGCCGGATTCTCCAATGAGGACATCATCGGCGGGGCCGTTTCCTCGGTTGTTCCGCCCATGAATCCGATCCTGAAGCGGGCCGTGGAAAGGTTTTTCCCCTGCGAGTTGCGCTTTGCACCGGATTCCATCCCTCTGGACTTGAATAATAAATATGAAAGGCCGTGGGAAGTTGGCGCGGACAGGCTGGTAACCGCTTTTGCGGGTCGCCGGATCAGCGACAGCGAGAATCTCATTGTGGTTGATTTCGGCACTGCCACCACCTTCGACTGTGTGGTGGGCAATGATTACATGGGCGGGCTGATCTGTCCCGGAGTATTGTCCTCCACTAAGGCACTGGCATCCGGGACTGCCAAGCTGCCGCATATTTCTCTCGAGATTGAGTCCGAGACCATCAGGCCGGGCAAGAGTACCGCAGACAGCCTCAATCAGGGGCTTATCTTCGGTTTTGCCGCCATGGTTGAAGGTTTGAGCGAGCGGTTGGGTAAGACTCTCGGCGGGGAGGTTGAGCTCATCGCCACCGGAGGTTTTGCCTCCAAGATAGCTGAAGTCTGCCGGGCTATTGACCATGTGGAACCGACTCTTCTTCTGGACGGGTTGCGCATGGCTTGGTTTGGCAGTGAAAAATAG
- the eno gene encoding phosphopyruvate hydratase has product MSTIVAVWAREILDSRGNPTVEVEVVLESGATGRAAVPSGASTGTREALELRDGDKDRYMGKGVQVAVANIREEIAEALVGQDALRQVTIDNLLIELDGTENKDRLGANAMLGVSMAVARAGANLLGIPLYQYLGGVNGKLLPVPMMNIINGGEHAPNNLDIQEFMIMPIGAETFAEALRMGAEIFHTLKGLLAADGHNTAVGDEGGFAPNLESHAQAFEYIMKAIEKAGYRPGADVALAIDAAASEFYKDGKYVLAGEGKEFDAQGMIDFYADFVERFPLISIEDGLAEGDWEGWVKMTEDLGEQIQLVGDDLFVTNPDILAEGIERGACNSILIKLNQIGTLTETLDTMELAKTASYTNVVSHRSGETSDHFIADLAVGLNAGQIKTGSLCRSDRLAKYNQLLRIEEDLEDDGIYYGPALKEAFFGED; this is encoded by the coding sequence ATGAGCACTATCGTAGCAGTCTGGGCGAGAGAAATTCTCGATTCCAGAGGTAACCCCACCGTAGAAGTAGAAGTAGTACTTGAGTCCGGCGCAACAGGCCGCGCAGCCGTTCCTTCCGGAGCATCCACCGGTACCCGTGAAGCCCTTGAACTGCGTGACGGCGACAAAGACCGTTACATGGGTAAAGGCGTACAGGTTGCTGTTGCCAATATTCGTGAAGAAATCGCTGAAGCTCTCGTCGGTCAGGATGCCCTGCGTCAGGTTACCATTGATAACCTGCTTATCGAACTGGACGGTACTGAGAACAAAGACCGTCTCGGTGCAAACGCAATGCTCGGCGTATCCATGGCCGTTGCCCGCGCTGGCGCAAATCTGCTCGGCATTCCTCTTTACCAGTATCTCGGCGGTGTAAACGGTAAGCTTCTGCCCGTGCCCATGATGAACATCATCAACGGTGGCGAGCACGCACCCAACAACCTCGATATTCAGGAATTCATGATCATGCCCATCGGTGCTGAGACCTTCGCTGAAGCTCTGCGCATGGGTGCTGAAATTTTCCACACCCTGAAAGGTCTGCTGGCTGCCGACGGCCACAACACCGCAGTTGGTGACGAAGGTGGCTTCGCGCCCAACCTCGAATCTCACGCACAGGCTTTCGAATACATCATGAAAGCTATTGAAAAAGCAGGTTACCGCCCCGGAGCTGACGTAGCACTTGCTATCGACGCTGCTGCTTCCGAATTCTACAAAGACGGCAAGTACGTTCTGGCCGGTGAAGGTAAAGAATTCGATGCTCAGGGCATGATTGATTTCTACGCTGATTTCGTAGAGCGTTTCCCGCTTATCTCCATTGAAGATGGTCTTGCAGAAGGCGACTGGGAAGGCTGGGTAAAAATGACCGAAGATCTCGGCGAACAAATCCAGCTCGTAGGTGACGACCTGTTCGTAACCAACCCTGATATCCTTGCTGAAGGTATCGAGCGCGGTGCTTGTAACTCCATTCTGATCAAGCTGAACCAGATCGGTACCCTTACCGAAACCCTCGACACCATGGAACTCGCTAAAACAGCAAGCTACACCAATGTTGTCTCCCACCGTTCCGGTGAAACCAGCGATCACTTCATCGCTGACCTCGCAGTAGGTCTCAACGCAGGCCAGATCAAGACCGGTTCCCTGTGCCGTTCCGACCGTCTTGCCAAGTACAACCAGCTGCTGCGCATCGAGGAAGACCTCGAAGATGATGGCATCTACTACGGTCCCGCTCTGAAGGAAGCTTTCTTCGGCGAAGACTAG
- the folD gene encoding bifunctional methylenetetrahydrofolate dehydrogenase/methenyltetrahydrofolate cyclohydrolase FolD: MQILNGKETALTIREELKVEIDGLKEKHGRAPGLAVILVGEDPASQVYVRNKEIACEKAGIVSTAHRIDASVSQEDLEGLIQKLNADDTIDGILLQLPLPKGLDSQRCLELIDPGKDVDGFHPMNVGKLMLGLPGFRSCTPAGIMTLLERYNLPTSGKKAVVVGRSNIVGKPLAMMLMQYGDFANATVTVCHSRTDNLAEEVKAADFVFAAIGIAKFIKKDMVKKGAVVIDVGINRTDEGLVGDCDYAALEDVASAMTPVPGGVGPMTIAQLLINTVQAYKEHVGA; the protein is encoded by the coding sequence ATGCAGATTTTGAATGGTAAAGAAACAGCCCTTACTATTCGTGAAGAGCTGAAAGTAGAGATAGACGGACTTAAAGAAAAACATGGTCGTGCGCCCGGTCTGGCCGTTATTCTGGTCGGCGAGGACCCCGCATCTCAGGTTTACGTGCGCAACAAGGAAATCGCCTGCGAAAAAGCTGGAATCGTTTCCACTGCCCACCGTATTGATGCGTCTGTTTCTCAGGAAGATCTTGAAGGACTGATCCAGAAGCTTAATGCTGATGACACCATCGACGGTATCCTCTTGCAGTTGCCCCTTCCCAAGGGATTGGACAGCCAGCGTTGCCTCGAACTCATTGATCCCGGCAAGGATGTGGATGGTTTCCATCCCATGAACGTAGGCAAGCTCATGCTCGGGTTGCCCGGTTTTCGTTCCTGCACCCCCGCAGGTATCATGACCCTGCTGGAACGCTACAACCTGCCCACTTCCGGCAAGAAAGCCGTAGTGGTAGGACGTTCCAACATCGTAGGTAAACCTCTTGCCATGATGCTCATGCAGTACGGTGATTTCGCAAACGCCACCGTAACTGTTTGTCATTCCCGCACCGACAACCTCGCCGAGGAAGTCAAAGCAGCAGATTTTGTTTTCGCCGCCATCGGCATTGCCAAGTTCATCAAGAAGGACATGGTTAAGAAAGGCGCAGTAGTAATTGACGTAGGTATCAACCGCACAGACGAAGGTCTGGTCGGTGACTGCGATTACGCCGCCCTCGAAGACGTGGCATCCGCCATGACCCCGGTTCCCGGCGGAGTCGGACCCATGACCATTGCCCAGCTTCTGATCAACACCGTACAGGCTTACAAGGAGCATGTCGGGGCTTAA
- a CDS encoding HD domain-containing phosphohydrolase encodes MKGLTELLTCIQEISGGNYSNDIMHLTTEGFDPYVRELAESVGLMMVRIEAREFALEQANQDLKCNIVATIKAVARGLSLRDPYTRGHAERVGLYCERLARRMDLPEDEIWTMHVAGTLHDIGKIGFSDRLIQNVDTKVDADMLAEIKQHPEWGFKMLRGLEFLGLALEYVRSHHERLDGTGYPNGLQGNEIKTGSRILSIADVFDAITTTRTYQEAMDLDKAFSILRKLAGPSLDPELVELFIAEIEEHGLEDVEDDFSTCPMPKCESSNADT; translated from the coding sequence ATGAAAGGACTTACCGAATTGCTGACCTGCATTCAGGAAATTTCCGGCGGAAATTACTCCAACGACATCATGCATCTGACCACTGAGGGGTTTGATCCTTATGTGCGGGAACTGGCTGAGTCCGTGGGGTTGATGATGGTCCGCATTGAGGCCCGTGAGTTTGCGCTTGAACAGGCTAATCAGGATCTTAAGTGTAATATAGTAGCAACCATCAAAGCTGTGGCCCGTGGACTGAGTCTGCGTGATCCGTATACCCGCGGTCATGCTGAACGGGTGGGACTTTACTGCGAACGTCTGGCCCGGCGCATGGACCTTCCCGAAGATGAAATTTGGACTATGCACGTGGCCGGAACTCTGCATGATATAGGCAAGATCGGGTTCAGTGATCGTTTGATTCAGAATGTGGATACCAAGGTGGATGCCGACATGCTGGCAGAGATCAAGCAGCATCCGGAATGGGGATTCAAAATGCTGCGCGGGCTGGAGTTTCTCGGCCTTGCCCTAGAATACGTACGCTCTCATCATGAACGGCTGGACGGAACCGGATATCCTAACGGCTTGCAGGGCAATGAAATCAAAACCGGATCACGCATTCTTTCTATTGCCGATGTCTTTGATGCGATAACCACGACCCGTACCTACCAAGAGGCCATGGACCTCGATAAAGCATTTTCCATTCTGCGCAAACTGGCAGGACCTTCCCTTGACCCGGAACTGGTAGAGCTGTTCATTGCTGAGATTGAAGAGCACGGCCTTGAAGATGTGGAAGATGATTTTAGCACCTGCCCCATGCCGAAATGTGAATCATCCAATGCTGATACTTAA
- the uvrA gene encoding excinuclease ABC subunit UvrA, producing MKKSIHIEGARQHNLKNLTLDIPRDQLVVVCGPSGSGKSTLSFDIVYAEGQRRYVESLSAYARQFLPQLDKPKVDKIEGLSPAISLEQQSTSRNPRSTVGTVTEIYDFLRVFFARLGKFHCPECGIPIAAQTSDEILDRIMALGEGTKFMLMAPLVDHQKGTHKDLFKKLKKEGFVRARVDGQVYTIDDVPELEKNKKHNIDLVVDRLVIKGDMKKRLGDSLELALRYGDESIVVSIIGGDDVYLSTMSTCPSCKISMPKLSPQLFSFNSPQGACTLCSGLGSVDYYEPELLAPNKGLSLKTGAVIPWKSPKMFERYELDFKQLGKKYGFKVDTPLADFSAAAHKALFYGDKELGWEGVVDLLEVGHNLGRIWRDELSRFRQSRPCPACEGARLRPESLAVKVNSVSVFEFCSMSIKRALDWLEDLEFTGHELLIAEPLLKELTHRLGFMVNVGLDYLNLGRNMATLSGGEAQRIRLAGQLGSGLVGVTYVLDEPSIGLHPRDNERLIKTLRSLQSRGNTVLVVEHDESTIRSADHVIEIGPGSGMLGGEIVFQGSVKKLLGKAQTLTAKYLRGELSLDKPEERRVPTDWIKMKGVKTNNLKNLDVDIPLGVLCCFTGVSGSGKSSLVVDSMYKHIALSRGVKVDQPGRISGIDGIEKIEKVISIDQSPIGRTPRSNPATYTKIFDEIRKIFCATKEAKKRGYKPGRFSFNVRGGRCEACRGDGQIRVEMHFLPDVYVTCDVCKGKRYNSQTLEVDYKGKNIAEVLDMTVRQSKAFFENHPTLKRRLEVLEQVGLEYVQLGQPATTLSGGEAQRIKISRELGKRSLPGTLYILDEPTTGLHMHEVGKLIKVLQQLVEKGATVVVIEHNTDVIRASDYVFDLGPGGGESGGQIVAQGTPEEIIANPDSVTGEFLI from the coding sequence ATGAAAAAATCTATCCATATTGAAGGTGCGCGTCAGCACAACCTCAAAAATTTAACCCTTGATATTCCACGTGACCAGCTGGTTGTGGTTTGCGGTCCTTCAGGGTCCGGTAAATCTACCTTGTCCTTCGACATTGTCTACGCTGAAGGGCAGCGCCGCTACGTGGAATCCCTTTCCGCATATGCAAGGCAATTCCTGCCGCAGCTGGACAAACCAAAGGTGGACAAGATCGAGGGTCTTTCCCCGGCTATTTCGCTGGAACAGCAATCAACTTCGCGCAACCCCCGTTCAACCGTGGGTACGGTGACCGAGATTTATGACTTTTTGCGTGTGTTCTTTGCAAGACTGGGCAAATTTCACTGTCCTGAATGCGGCATTCCCATTGCGGCCCAGACTTCCGATGAGATTTTGGACCGGATTATGGCCCTTGGTGAAGGTACTAAATTCATGCTGATGGCCCCGTTGGTGGACCATCAGAAAGGGACCCATAAGGACCTGTTCAAAAAGCTGAAGAAAGAAGGATTCGTGCGTGCCCGTGTGGACGGACAGGTCTATACTATAGATGATGTGCCGGAACTCGAGAAAAATAAGAAGCACAATATTGATCTGGTCGTGGACCGTCTGGTCATTAAAGGCGACATGAAAAAGCGTCTGGGCGATTCCCTTGAACTTGCCCTGCGTTACGGGGACGAATCCATCGTGGTTTCCATTATCGGCGGCGATGATGTCTACCTCTCCACCATGTCCACATGCCCGTCATGTAAGATCAGTATGCCCAAACTTTCTCCGCAGCTGTTTTCATTCAACAGTCCGCAGGGTGCCTGTACACTCTGCTCCGGTCTCGGCAGTGTGGATTATTACGAACCGGAACTGCTGGCCCCCAACAAAGGTCTTTCCCTGAAAACCGGGGCGGTCATTCCGTGGAAATCCCCAAAAATGTTCGAACGTTACGAACTTGATTTCAAGCAGCTGGGCAAAAAATACGGCTTTAAGGTCGATACCCCGCTGGCTGATTTTTCCGCAGCCGCACATAAAGCACTTTTCTATGGCGATAAGGAACTTGGCTGGGAAGGCGTGGTCGATCTGCTTGAGGTAGGCCACAATCTCGGGCGCATCTGGCGTGATGAGCTTTCCCGCTTTCGCCAGTCAAGACCATGCCCGGCCTGTGAGGGAGCAAGGTTGCGTCCCGAGTCATTAGCAGTAAAAGTGAACTCTGTTTCAGTTTTTGAATTCTGCTCCATGTCCATCAAACGGGCACTGGATTGGCTGGAAGATCTGGAGTTTACCGGACATGAATTGCTCATTGCCGAACCGTTGTTGAAAGAATTAACCCACCGTCTTGGATTTATGGTCAATGTAGGGCTTGATTACCTGAACCTTGGCCGGAACATGGCTACTTTGTCCGGTGGTGAAGCACAGCGAATCAGATTGGCCGGACAGCTCGGTTCCGGGTTGGTGGGCGTTACTTACGTGCTGGATGAACCATCTATCGGACTGCATCCGCGCGATAACGAGAGACTGATTAAAACCCTACGTTCCTTGCAGTCCCGTGGCAATACCGTGCTGGTGGTGGAGCATGATGAATCCACCATCCGTAGCGCAGACCATGTTATCGAAATCGGTCCCGGTTCGGGTATGCTTGGAGGGGAGATTGTCTTTCAGGGCAGTGTGAAAAAGCTGCTTGGCAAGGCCCAGACCCTGACCGCCAAATATTTGCGTGGTGAGCTTTCTTTGGACAAGCCCGAAGAGCGGCGGGTGCCCACGGACTGGATCAAGATGAAAGGTGTTAAGACTAATAACCTCAAGAATCTTGATGTGGATATTCCGCTGGGCGTACTCTGCTGTTTTACCGGAGTTTCCGGTTCGGGTAAAAGCTCGCTGGTGGTGGACTCCATGTACAAGCACATAGCATTGTCTCGTGGGGTGAAGGTGGACCAGCCCGGACGCATCTCCGGTATTGACGGCATTGAGAAGATTGAAAAAGTCATCTCCATTGACCAGTCGCCCATCGGCAGGACTCCGCGTTCCAACCCGGCTACCTATACCAAAATTTTCGATGAAATCCGAAAAATCTTCTGCGCAACCAAGGAAGCTAAAAAACGAGGCTACAAGCCCGGACGTTTCAGTTTTAACGTACGTGGAGGTCGCTGTGAAGCCTGTCGCGGAGACGGACAGATCAGGGTGGAGATGCACTTTCTGCCCGATGTTTATGTTACCTGTGATGTCTGCAAGGGCAAACGGTATAACAGTCAGACTTTGGAAGTTGATTACAAGGGTAAGAATATCGCGGAAGTGCTGGATATGACCGTGCGCCAGTCCAAGGCCTTTTTCGAGAATCACCCTACGCTCAAACGCAGACTGGAAGTACTGGAACAGGTCGGCCTTGAATATGTGCAACTGGGCCAGCCGGCCACTACCCTTTCCGGCGGAGAAGCACAGCGCATCAAGATTTCCCGTGAACTCGGCAAACGCAGCCTGCCCGGTACCCTGTACATCCTTGATGAGCCGACAACCGGTCTGCATATGCACGAGGTGGGTAAACTGATCAAGGTTCTGCAACAGCTGGTGGAAAAGGGAGCCACGGTCGTCGTCATCGAGCATAATACCGATGTGATCCGTGCTTCTGATTATGTTTTTGACTTGGGGCCCGGTGGCGGGGAGTCCGGCGGGCAAATTGTGGCACAGGGAACACCTGAAGAAATTATTGCCAATCCGGATTCGGTTACCGGAGAGTTTCTCATTTAA